The region GTACTGTTCATATTGGGCTAAGTAGTAGGCAGTCTTTCGAGGCAGTAGTTCGGCCAGGACCTTAGAACCGTCCAAGGGCGGTATAGGTATGAGGTTGAATACGGCCAAGAAAAGACTGTACCACATGGTCATTTCCAGGATGCCAGCAATGACGCCGTCCCACGGTATCACTTGCAGTTTCAAAACAATCAATAACAGAGTTGCTAAGGCCAGATTAGCTGCCGCACCCGCCAGTGAAACAACAATAATGCCCAGACGGCGGGGTCGTATGTACATAGGGTTAATCGGCACCGGTTTGGCCCAACCAAACCGTAACAACCACAGCATTAATAATCCTAGCGGATCTAAGTGTGCTAACGGGTTCAGTGTCATTCTACCGCTAAGCCGCGCAGTGGGATCCCCCAAAGCATCGGCTGCCTTAGCATGAGCATATTCGTGAACGGAGATGGCCAGCAGCAAAGCCGGTATACGAAATAACATCTCGCGGCCAAATAGCATGTATATCTTCCCTTCCAGCGGCCTGTTGGGGGACGTTGCCACTTAACCGCAATTATAGCATAATAAGACAGGAAAAAAAAGTGAAGCAGTACAGATAAAGCTTTAAGCTATTTGCGTACCAATTTGCTCGCTCCAGCGACCACAGCGGTCACCCCAGCAGGCTAAGGTTTGCCCCTCAGCTATTATTTCTACTACCTCACAACAGTTACTGCAGCCGCCACAATGTTTGCCTTTCACATCAAAATTCCAGTGGCTGATCTCAAAACCACGGAAGCTGCTCTTGGTCCCAGGGTGAACTTTTTTTCGGGCCAATAATGCAGCTCCCAAGGCACCCATAACGGCGTGCTGTTTCGGCACCGTCACCTTTAGCTTCAAGGCCTCTTCAAAAGCTTGTTTCATTCCTGCATTAGCTGCAACCCCACCTTGAAACAAAACCGGCGGAAGTATTTCCTTACCTTTAGCGACGTTGTTTAGGTAGTTGCGAACCAAGGCTTGGCACAAACCGCGGGCAATATCTTCCATGGAGTGTCCCAGTTGTTGTTTGTGAATCATATCCGATTCAGCAAACACGGCACAGCGTCCGGCTATTCGAACCGGGTTCTTTGATCTGATCGCCAGTTGCCCGAATTGCTCAATTGACAGTCCGAGTCTTTCTGCTTGACGGTCAAGAAAAGAACCGGTACCGGCAGCACAAACAGTGTTCATGGCAAAATCCACTACCATGCTGTTTCGCAGAATGATTATCTTGGAGTCTTGTCCACCGATCTCAAGAACCGTTTGCACATCAGGAAGTTCGTTAGCTGCGGCTATGCCGTGGGCTGTAATTTCGTTCTTCACGGTATCAGCTCCTACCATAACACCGGCTAGATGACGGCCGCTGCCGGTACTGCCTACGCCGCGAATGGTAACTTCCGGGGACAGTTGGTTTTGTAGCTCAATTAACCCCCTTTGCACTGCCGCAATAGGGTTCCCTTGGGTACGCAAGTAGAGATGGGCCAAGGCTGTCTCATCTTGACTTAAGACCAAGAAATTTGTGCTAACTGAACCTAAATCAATACCCAGATATGCCTCCAAAGGTTAACTCCTCCCTGGTTAGTGGTGACGTTCTCATGTTCTTCTTGCAGCTGGACCCACGGGCCCGTCTTCGTGCCCACAGCAGCTCGCAAAATGCTTCCAATCTGGTGAGTATTCCTGCTTCGGCAGAGTGTTCGTCCAGCATGAGCGTAAGAACCGGGATATTTTCCTCCAAACTGACCCGGGGCAATATACTCTTGGCTACAATCTCCGGCATACAAGTCAAAGGTGCCACCTGAATTACCCCGTCCACACCGGCACGAGCGTACATTATGGTGGTGCTTATGGTCTCAATCCCATGGCCACCAACAAAATGGCCCAGATACGGGGCCGCTAATCGATAATGCTCACGGTCGTCGCGAAGACGAAGGGTATGCAGGATAAGATTAGTCATCACCCAATCGCTAAGGTAGATTGACCGGATGACCTCTACACCCATTTCGCCCAGCAGTCGTTCGATTTCCAGATTAACTGCCGGTTCCAAAACAGTATATATCTCCCCAACCAAGCCCACCTTAAGGGTGTCTTTTCCTGATTCAACCTCGATTTCCTCCAATAGCATGCTTCCATGTTCAGCTGCTTCTTGCACAGCCTTGATGTTTTCTGCCCGGTCAACTTGGGCCAAAATTGTCTTCCAAATACGGGTTGTACAGCCGCGAAGGACCTCGCGGGCCCGAACAGGGTATGCTTGTTCGGCCAGTGTGTCCAGGGCTTTTAGCTTAGCCCAAGCCAGGGCTCCGGCTCGGTACACGGTCAGGGGAGTAGCCCTGGCTGTTAAACGTCGGAGCCCCTGAATTAATAGGCGCCATTGACCTTGGGGCGGCTCCAGTACAATCATATCCAGGTTGACACCAAGATCCGCCAAGATCTCTTGCTGAACCTGGGCGTAGTAACCAAACCGGCACGGTCCAATTCCGCCCGCCATTACTACCGTATCGGCTCCCAGCTCTGCAGCCTGAAGAAAATTACCGATGTTTACCTTAAGAGGCAAGCAGGCAAACTCAGGAGCATAACGAGTACCAAGGTTAATGGTGTCCTGGCTAATAGCAGGAGGTTCCACAACTTCAAGTCCCAGACCGGTCAACAATGACCGTACCGGTATATGAAGGTCACCCATATGAGGAAAGGTAACTTTCAAGATCTATTCCTCCACTCAATCATGTCCAAGAAGGCTTCTAATCGCGTAACCAGTCCCACTTCCCCGGTATGCTCATCCAGCGTAAGGAGTAGAAATGGTATTCGCCTAGCTTTATGTGTTCGCCGTTCCAACAGTTCCCCTACCAGGGAATCGGGCCCACAACCAAAAGAAACCACATGGACAATACCGACCACCGAGTTGTTCCTTAAGTAATGGCTGGCAGTACCCACCAGCGATCGACCCAGACTCCAAAACAGGTGTTTTGGCAAACGAGCGGCTTCACGCTCGACGATAGAGGGCGATAGCATCTCCGGTGTAACAACTCCATAGCCGCGCTGATAAAGTTGGCTGATCAAATTCATACTGACGAATTCATCGAAGATGTTGTAAGGATGCCCCAGCAGTAATAAAGTGGGACCAGAAAGGGAGTTGGAAGAATGAGCACGTTGGCCGAGAAGATCAACCGGGGTACAGCCACGTTGAAGCTCTCGCTGATATGATTTTAGTTCATGTCTAGCTTGGTACCAGGCAGCTTCGGCGGTTTTCTTGCTGAAACCTAATTTTTGAGCTGCCTGAATGTGTGATCGCCGCCAACCGGTGCTCTTCTGCCGGGCGTTAAGCGTCGGGGCAATCAACTGAGGTAAGTTGTAACCGCTATGTCTAATCATGTCCGGCAGGCCCATAAGCTTAGGGCAAATATAGGTGCCTTTTTGAGCACTAATTATCCGAGGAATAAACAGACAATCAACGCTGCTGGCCAGAGACAAAGCATGTCCGTAATACACTTTTACCGGTAGACAGGCCTCGGGAACCGCTGCAGTAACTCCCATATCCAAAATAGTCTTATCTGTTGGGGGCGAGACCACCACCTTCAGGCCTAAATGGCTCCAAAAAGTTTCCCACAAGGGATAGTAATGGTAGTAGAGCAGCGCCCGGGGGATGCCAATCTTCACTATCGGATCACCGAACCTTTCTAAACTGCCAGCCAGCCTCTATCCTTTAGGGTTAAAAAGAAGGGCTATAATCACTCCCAGCACAACAGCAGTTACAACCCCCATAGACGTGTTTTTGAACACACCGCTTAAGATACCGACAGCTCCCTTGGTCTCTACCTGTTCGAGAATCCCCTGAACCAAAGCATGACCAAAGCCTGTAAGTGGGATGGTAGCACCTGCCCCGCCGAAGGCTGCGATTTTCTCATAAAGTCCTACACCACTGAGAAGTGCGCCTATGCAGACAAACAGTACCAACACATGGGCCGAGGTAAGGGAAGTAAGATCCATGAGCAATTGTCCCAGAGAACAAATAATCCCACCAACCACAAAAGCCTGTAAATAATCCAAGACAACTCCTCCTAGACCTTTTCTATTGATACAGCATGGGCAATGGCG is a window of Bacillota bacterium DNA encoding:
- a CDS encoding 2-hydroxyglutaryl-CoA dehydratase yields the protein MEAYLGIDLGSVSTNFLVLSQDETALAHLYLRTQGNPIAAVQRGLIELQNQLSPEVTIRGVGSTGSGRHLAGVMVGADTVKNEITAHGIAAANELPDVQTVLEIGGQDSKIIILRNSMVVDFAMNTVCAAGTGSFLDRQAERLGLSIEQFGQLAIRSKNPVRIAGRCAVFAESDMIHKQQLGHSMEDIARGLCQALVRNYLNNVAKGKEILPPVLFQGGVAANAGMKQAFEEALKLKVTVPKQHAVMGALGAALLARKKVHPGTKSSFRGFEISHWNFDVKGKHCGGCSNCCEVVEIIAEGQTLACWGDRCGRWSEQIGTQIA
- a CDS encoding site-2 protease family protein, translated to MLFGREMLFRIPALLLAISVHEYAHAKAADALGDPTARLSGRMTLNPLAHLDPLGLLMLWLLRFGWAKPVPINPMYIRPRRLGIIVVSLAGAAANLALATLLLIVLKLQVIPWDGVIAGILEMTMWYSLFLAVFNLIPIPPLDGSKVLAELLPRKTAYYLAQYEQYGPILLIILLYLGSINSILLPLASGIYDLLYQLTDVIVFGVIYKVLLHF
- the spoVAE gene encoding stage V sporulation protein AE; the encoded protein is MDYLQAFVVGGIICSLGQLLMDLTSLTSAHVLVLFVCIGALLSGVGLYEKIAAFGGAGATIPLTGFGHALVQGILEQVETKGAVGILSGVFKNTSMGVVTAVVLGVIIALLFNPKG